The Vitis vinifera cultivar Pinot Noir 40024 chromosome 8, ASM3070453v1 genome segment GTGACAGTCATAATCACTCTTCTTTGCAAAGACAATTCAGCCATGGTCACAGCCAAAAATTTGAAGATGGTGGATCTGGTAGTGGAACTCGCATATCTCATTTCCTACCAACATCTCGCAGAATTGTTCAGTTCTCCAATGGGAAGGTGCTTACTCTATACCCACTTCTTACTGAGACTCAGTTGTTTTGGAAACAAAGAAACACATTTTCCAATGTGTTCcgtaatttcttttttcttatattgTTGTTTTAAATCTTCTGATTCAGTTAAGTCCATTTTTCCTGAACTTTTTGGAAAAGGATGCCCCCTCTTAAACAAGGCATTAGAAAGACAAAATTATCCTTTATTGTAGGTTTCAAAAAGGCATAAGGGGTAATTTTGGATTTGCAATGCCTTATTTGAGATTAAGTGGCCCCACTTTTTTTAACATAGGGATCAAAACCAGCATTCTGTGTCATAAGAACCTTGTAGGTACCCCTGAATGGTCTACCATTGAACAACTTAAAAATTCATGCCAAAAATATATCCACTTGTATTAAGAGTTGCTACTCTTCCATTACTCAACACACTATGAGTGTGCAAAAGTTTAAATTGTATCATATCAGCTCTAGAAATTGCctggtaaaaaataataataaaaaaagaagaagaagaagaagaagaagaaagaaacggGTATAAGAATGGGTTGATAGTGTCCTTGGCATTGTCCTTACCAtgttattttgacttttttttttctttaggatAAAAAACATGCTAGAACTTTTCGattaattaaaaagatgaaGGATGAAGCATCCTTCCACTTATATTGAAATTTGATGGAAACAAGAGAAGAAACTCCTTAATAAGGAGCTTACAAGCTCACAATGAAAAAAGGTTACAAAAATCTAAGAGCAAAACATACACAAGAACTAATTACAACTCAAGGAGGCAAAACAACTTCAACAAAAGTCACCTAATTGTTTTGCTTCTCTTTAACTAAAAGGTCCACCACTTGATTGGCGAAGTGAAGAAGCCAAAGAATGGCCCTTACCAGATTTGTAGCGGTATTAAATATTTAACCTTTTTGGTGTAATGTGGGTTCTTCCATCGTCTATGAAGGAGATCCTTCTTGGGTGGCATGGTGTGTTTGTGGGCAAGAACTGTGTAAAGGTTTGGAGAGCAGCCcctttgtgccttttttggacagtttggaagaAATGAAATAgggttatttttgaaaatgaggattttTCGATCCAaaggttgaaaaattcttttgtttgtaatttgtggtcTTGGTCCAAGTTGTGTATAGCTGAAGGGTCTAACTCTTTCATTAACTTTTTTGAATGGTTGGGCTATAGATGAGCACAGGTGTGTTTTTTGTAtccctctttcttttgttttcgcCTATAGGCGCCTAttgtatacttcttgtatgCTTTGGGTTAGCCGTTGGGCGTCTGGTTTTTATTAATATACTTTTTCTATGCCTTTgcctataaaaaagaaaaaattaaatattttgcgTAGTCACTCATCAAACCTCCATGAGCTTCTTTCCTTCTTAGTCACCCATGAAAAGACGAGCAGAATGCCCTTCCACTTCAAGATTGGACAATCCCAAAGCTTTAGCCTACACAAGGCCCTCTAGTGAAGGTAGAATCTCAGCTTCAATGGTAGAACCCTTACCTACAGGTTTAGATTATGTTTTTACCATTGTATCTTGATGATCTCTCACTTTACTCCAATTCCAAGTTGGACGGGCATACCCAAATAACATTCATCAAACTTTATTAACCCTTCAATCAGCGGTGACCATACTTGAGAGGTCTTCTCAGCCAACCTCTTCAATTGGCATACAAGATGgcaattgaataatataaggCTCAACTCAAGGCATCAATGCAAAGTTGAAAATCTGGAACAAGGTTGTTTTTGTTTCAAGAATCCACAGTTACTAAAAGTCTAGAAGTGGTTTTTTATCATAGATTTTTGGGAATGACAGCATTAATTACTTTCTGACTGCATATAATAGGTCAATGAATAAAAAGTACATGCAGCTGTAGATAACTGGATCATATGTTTTATGTACTAAATTTTATTCCGTCTCTTGATCTTGTGGATCTAACATTACGTGAGCATGCAAGGTAGGTTTTTCATAAACATATTCAACCTAAGATTTTGATTTCTGCAGATGTGATTTTTTCCCTCTCAATAAAGTTGTTTAATCAAAACTAGGGAGAGATGGAAAACCCTCTGGTGTTGCTGGATTCTCAGAACTCCTGCACTACTGAAGAGTTTTCTCTCTCAGAACCTAGAGGTGTGGTGGAGCCAGTTTGTTGTGGAATAGGTTTAATTACCAATTCATTAATTAATCTTTgcgtgtgtgtgagagagagagtgatCTTCATTACTCGGTCTAATTCTATAACATTAAACAAACTAtctgattaaaaacaaaaacaaaaataaaacatgcaAAACTAACATTGCAATTTTTATGTGGAGAACTATTGTATACAGAACCATGGGGCATAGTCCAAGTTAAAGTAGTGGATCATGAAAGTTAATCCTTACCAATTATACGAATTAATGAAAGTTTATTTCTCTTGACGGGGTCAATTTTCAAAGTAGTTATAATGCCCTAGAATTTGGTCGAATGCAGATTGATGGGATAATCAAACGGAGTTGATTTTGGATGATTGATCATCAGAGTGGGATGGATGAAATGGTGGATTCCAATGTCTTTGCTTATTTGTTTACTGTGTCATTTTCCTTATTAGTGGATTCCATTATTTgttaactaaaatatattaaaaccaTGGGACACTAGGTTGCTGAGGTTTattaaccaattaattttaTTGCGATGGAATGAGAAATTTGAGTGAACCCCTATGGATTCAGATGTAAAATAAATTGGTTGATGAGTTGTActtattttgtttcaaaattgcTCTTTGAGAACATTCTCTGAGTCTAGTTGGAAAATTGAGGTCACACATTTTTGGTTATATTCCTGAATCACTTTGAACTGAGAACCAATTAATTTACAAGTTTTGATGCTTCAGGTGGTGTAGGTACTGATTCATTCACTCTCCTATGAGAAGCAAGTTTTCATGTGCCATGCACTAGCTGTTCTGAGATAAAAGTCTGTTTTTATAGCTGGGTCGAAGTGGTCAATTCTTAACAATACATTTATTCTTGTTTTGGCTGCAGGGGCCAGGACCAGATGCTCGGATAGTATATATAGATGGTGCATTTGATCTTTTTCATGCTGGACATGTGGAGGTATATCATGTTCCTACTTATCAGAGTATAGATTAATTGATTATACTCCTTGTAATGTTCTCTctgatttttcttttgtctaAACTTCTATTCTTTGAGAAACATGTCCATACTTGTGCTACATTTTGTTACCCTGAACTTCTGATTTTGTTgttgtcattattttaattctttctgATACCTGTGCTTGTGACAAACACAAGTTGTGCACGAGTGCTCTGAGTTGTGTTTTGCATTTTACGAGTGAGAATCCATTTACACTTGGCTGTGCATTTCTTCCCAAAATCAAGAAAAGGTTGCTCACCAAGATTTTTATTTGTGCTTGGCTGTGATTTTCTTTGATGACTACACAGACAGGGGGATGGAAAGTAATTCATTTGGTCATTAACCATCTTGTGATGTATAGATATTGAAGCTTGCTCGAGGGCTTGGAGATTTTCTACTTGTTGGGATTCACACTGATCAAACTGTCAGGTTGCAAACTACCTTCCTTTCTTTTACTCTCTCTATCTCCAATTGGGTGTGGTTGTAAAACACTGAGATAAACTTTGTGCTTCAcaagtacatttttttttttgaagtaataaCTAAATTCATAAAGTGGAGATTTTCTGACTTGTATAACCCTGTTTGGTCCAATGGTAAAATTTCCAGGTTGCCAATCATTAATATGCTTTTTTATTTCTCAGTACATAATAAGTTAACATATATGTGTTTTTCCATATAATGGTTCCTGCAGTGCTAATAGAGGAGCACATCGCCCTATCATGAACCTTCATGAAAGAAGCTTAAGTGTTTTGGCTTGTCGTTATGTGGATGAGGTGATAATTGGTGCTCCTTGGGAAGTGTCTAAAGACATGGTGAGCTTGTCTTCTAGTCAATCCTCTTTAGCGCTCATTCTTAATTCCATATCTTATCGTATacatggttttttctttttgcaacTTCTAATCAAGGTCTAAATGTTGGTGCTGATGGATTTATCAGATCACATAATATGGATATCTCTAATGGACTATGACACACAATAGAAGTAGTCTGCTAAAAGTAGGATCAATACAAGAtgtatttcttttattaaatcaCATCTTGCTGGCTTACTTGGTCATTTCACTAAATGAACTGGCTATAGAATAAtccattctttattttttgttatgatGATCATATATCTCAAGATACAATAATATGGAACTTTTTATTAATTGCTGTTTAATAACTATTAAACAGTGCTATAgttttgaatataatttttaggATTTCCTGGACATTACTTTCCCTGTGAAATGTTAAAGATAAAAGGTCTTCCAAAGATTTCTGCTTTTCTATTGAGGAATGTCATGATTTCAGTACTTTTCAGTGGCAGCAAAATGATCTCAGATATATCATTAggacttgaacttggaaccccccacaaaccctccccatccctttaccacttgagccaggcctcaagggctatcaatattttatatttggtccatttatctatatattgatATTAGAAACTGCACTTCTAGTATTATGGATCCATTTACAATAATATAAAGGTTTTTCATAGATAATGAAGCAGGAAATAGTACAATAGGCTatcaaaagaatgaaaaatcaaGTTCCCTTCATGTGGTGGCAATGATTATATTCATGCGTTGACTCATGTAACAGGCTTATATACCTCTTTGCTTTCCAACAACAGAAGATCAAGATTTAATTCTTATTCTTCAATTGGAAACATGCCGTTTGGCTTGTAGGAATTGGGAAAAATAAGGCTCATATTGTTATCTCTTAATATCTGATGTCTCTGGATTTTATCTTTGTTGCTTGAATTCATGATTATTTGAAACACAAAACTGTGCAAAGGGTTTAAACTAACAGAAGATTGAGGTCTAAGTGATTTTACACTTGAGAGGCTAAAAATGCTACTTGGTTCTCAGGCAGAAAATGGGCATTTGACATAAGAAAACAATGGAACAGAAACATGCTTTGTTCTTCAGTAGTGTCTAACATCAAAAACTACTGCAAGCAGACAAGGAGCTTCAGATTGCCAATCACACCCCAACCATCCATCCCTGGTCTTTCTCTTTCAAAAGGAGAAGATGAAAAATTGTTTGTACTTGTGATTTATCACTAAGAGCTTAAGATTGCTGATCAAATCCTACCAGTTGTTAATGTGACAACATGTATAGCAAAATGGGACCTCCTACCTGCCATTTCATGCTTTTTGTGAATTTTAGGGAAACCTAGATGTGTTTACAACCctgtttattttcttcctctGTCTTGTAAGTAGAAAAGCTCTAGGTTTCTGGTCagaatttttctaaatttgtgTATTCACAGGGGAGTATGAGGGATAAAGTGGGGAAGTGAGTACAAAAGAGGCACAGATGGGGGCTTTTGTAGCCTGCcctcttttgattttaatgattcataattgaaaattaagtttgctTGTTGCATTATTTATTTTCCACCCTTGGCCTTTTCAGAAGATAAAAAACTCAGACTATCCATTGGAACATTGCAAAATGACTCTTCAGAATTCTCACAGGGGTTAATGTTGGTTTCCAAGTGACTTTAGTGCCGCTATGATCTGTTTATGGATCTAAAATTAATGCTGAGTTTGACTATTTGAGTTACTGCTTCTGTGGAGTGACTTTACTTGGCTGCGGTATAGTACACAGATACTTAATGTTCTTTGTTAGTTATTGTGAATTTCTTTCAATGCAGATCACAACCTTCAACATCTCCTTAGTTGTTCATGGAACAGTGGCAGAATATAATAATTTTCCCAAGGTAAGCTATTAGATGATGTACTAGTTAGGGTCATGCATTTATTGACTTGTTACTCAGCTGCCAACAAGCTTCTTTTGATAGCTACTGAAATATTGTTCACTTTACAGGGGAAAGAGGACCCATATGCTATTCCAATCAGTTTGGGTATCTATGAACAGTTGGAAAGCCCCTTGGATATCACAACTACCACGATAATTAGGAGGATTGTATCAAATCATGAAGCATATCAGGTTATTTGGCCTCCAGAATATGTCGTCATTTTATCTGTTTTCAAAGATAGAGCAAACGTGAAACTTACTATTAAAATCTGGACCAGATCATGCCCAACTCTACAAAGATCTAGTGATGAGTGTTTAATTTGAAGTAAGCCAAATAACAACAATTTGTTTACAAAGTAATGAAATAACAATACCAATGTTTTTAAGCAAAGCTAGTTGGTAATCGAGTCCATAGGTAAAAGCAATCctatcttttttttataggtaaaagcAATTGTCTTAAAAGCGCCTGAAGAAGGGTGCACAAAAGtatacacaatgtatacaaTGCAC includes the following:
- the LOC100265603 gene encoding ethanolamine-phosphate cytidylyltransferase isoform X1, giving the protein MIMGFDLGHSSDSIQSSKLLATCLIGGVVLGVSVLGFYLAFPPPRQLSWRRKKKPIRVYMDGCFDMMHYGHCNALRQARALGDQLVVGVVSDAEITANKGPPVTPLNERMIMVSGVKWVDEVIPDAPYAITEDFMKKLFDEYNIDYIIHGDDPCILPDGTDAYALAKKAGRYKQIKRTEGVSSTDIVGRMLLCVRERSLSDSHNHSSLQRQFSHGHSQKFEDGGSGSGTRISHFLPTSRRIVQFSNGKGPGPDARIVYIDGAFDLFHAGHVEILKLARGLGDFLLVGIHTDQTVSANRGAHRPIMNLHERSLSVLACRYVDEVIIGAPWEVSKDMITTFNISLVVHGTVAEYNNFPKGKEDPYAIPISLGIYEQLESPLDITTTTIIRRIVSNHEAYQVIWPPEYVVILSVFKDRANVKLTIKIWTRSCPTLQRSSDECLI